The proteins below come from a single Aphanothece sacrum FPU1 genomic window:
- a CDS encoding DUF6888 family protein yields MPTSAQSIQDVILCQWLSNSYQPINIFRYDSKLKTIYIQGGVNDEIALVIYSDGNWRFF; encoded by the coding sequence TTGCCAACCTCAGCACAATCTATTCAAGATGTTATTCTTTGTCAGTGGTTATCTAATAGTTATCAACCCATCAATATTTTTCGTTATGACTCTAAATTAAAAACGATTTATATTCAAGGGGGTGTCAATGATGAAATTGCATTAGTAATTTATTCTGATGGAAACTGGAGGTTTTTCTAA
- the thrC gene encoding threonine synthase, giving the protein MTQATQTQTGFTPTFTHLVSKEGGVKYPLKALHVCEETFSPLEVAYDYDAIRRQVTRETISTGPNSIWRYKAFLPVESENPIDVGTGMTPLVKSNRLARRLGLKNLYIKNDAVNMPTLSFKDRVVSVALTRAKELGFTTVSCASTGNLANSTAAIAAYAGLDCCVFIPADLEAGKVLGTLIYNPTVMAVKGNYDQVNRLCCEVGNTYGWGFVNINLRPYYSEGSKTLGFEVAEQLGWKLPDHIVAPLASGSLYTKIYKGFQEFVKVGLVEDKAVRFSGAQAEGCSPIATAFREGRDFVTPVKPDTIAKSIAIGNPADGYYALDIARKTNGNIESVNDAEIIEGIKLLAETEGIFTETAGGTTVAVLKKLVEAGKIDPEETTVVYITGNGLKTQEAVQGYIGEPLFIEPKLDSFERALERSRTLERLEWQQVLV; this is encoded by the coding sequence ATGACCCAGGCAACCCAAACTCAAACAGGTTTTACCCCGACGTTTACTCACCTCGTATCTAAAGAAGGTGGCGTTAAATATCCCCTCAAAGCCCTTCATGTCTGTGAAGAAACCTTTTCACCCCTAGAAGTCGCTTATGACTACGATGCCATTCGTCGTCAAGTAACCCGTGAAACTATTTCTACGGGCCCCAACTCAATCTGGCGTTATAAAGCATTTTTGCCCGTAGAAAGCGAAAATCCTATTGATGTTGGCACAGGGATGACCCCTCTCGTTAAATCTAACCGTCTCGCCCGTCGCCTGGGTCTAAAGAATCTCTACATCAAAAATGATGCGGTTAATATGCCTACCCTTAGTTTTAAGGATAGAGTCGTCTCCGTTGCTTTGACTCGCGCTAAAGAATTAGGATTTACCACCGTTTCTTGTGCTAGTACCGGAAATTTAGCCAATTCTACCGCTGCTATTGCCGCTTACGCAGGTTTAGACTGTTGTGTGTTCATTCCTGCTGATTTAGAAGCCGGAAAGGTATTAGGAACCCTCATCTATAATCCTACTGTAATGGCGGTTAAAGGCAACTACGACCAAGTAAACCGTCTCTGTTGTGAAGTAGGAAATACTTACGGATGGGGCTTTGTTAACATTAATCTACGTCCCTATTATTCTGAAGGTTCCAAGACATTAGGGTTTGAGGTAGCAGAACAGTTAGGCTGGAAATTACCTGACCATATTGTGGCCCCCTTAGCCTCTGGTTCTCTCTACACCAAGATTTATAAAGGCTTCCAAGAATTTGTTAAAGTCGGATTAGTGGAAGATAAAGCTGTTCGTTTTAGTGGCGCACAAGCAGAAGGATGTTCTCCTATTGCCACAGCTTTCAGAGAAGGACGGGATTTTGTCACACCTGTTAAACCTGATACTATTGCTAAGTCTATCGCTATTGGTAATCCGGCTGATGGTTATTATGCCTTAGATATTGCTCGTAAAACTAACGGCAATATTGAAAGTGTCAATGATGCAGAAATTATCGAAGGCATCAAATTATTAGCGGAAACTGAAGGCATTTTCACCGAAACTGCAGGCGGAACAACTGTTGCAGTGTTGAAGAAATTAGTAGAAGCGGGAAAAATTGATCCTGAAGAAACTACGGTAGTTTATATCACCGGCAATGGATTAAAAACTCAAGAAGCGGTACAAGGTTATATTGGAGAACCTTTATTTATTGAACCCAAACTTGACAGTTTTGAACGTGCTTTAGAACGGTCACGCACCCTAGAACGTCTCGAATGGCAACAAGTTCTAGTCTAG
- a CDS encoding DUF6887 family protein, with amino-acid sequence MVDLTQMTVTELKQYLSKNRSDDEKFSEALAELLKRDPNPVIYSKDIPLEEQERIFMEKIAKH; translated from the coding sequence ATGGTTGATCTAACTCAAATGACCGTAACAGAATTAAAACAATATTTATCTAAAAATCGCAGTGATGATGAGAAATTTAGTGAAGCATTAGCAGAATTATTAAAGCGAGATCCAAATCCTGTAATATATTCCAAAGATATACCCTTGGAGGAACAAGAACGAATTTTCATGGAAAAAATAGCAAAACATTAG
- a CDS encoding nucleotidyltransferase domain-containing protein, with translation MDTSLIQNLSFSKQHPHLPEILEKFKQQIKNIYQEQLVKLILFGSQAKRQAKPESDIDILVILKDKLINDEQHQEIINLISDLCLEYEVLISCVYVSEAQFNQEKSPLLLNIEREGIIL, from the coding sequence ATGGATACTTCCTTAATTCAAAATCTTAGTTTTTCTAAACAACATCCTCACCTTCCCGAAATTCTAGAAAAATTTAAACAACAAATCAAAAATATTTATCAAGAGCAATTAGTTAAATTAATTCTCTTTGGCTCCCAAGCGAAACGACAAGCCAAACCTGAATCAGATATTGATATTTTAGTGATTTTAAAAGATAAGCTGATTAACGATGAGCAACATCAGGAAATCATTAATCTTATCTCTGATTTGTGTTTAGAATATGAAGTGCTAATTAGTTGTGTTTATGTTAGTGAAGCTCAATTTAACCAAGAAAAAAGTCCATTGCTCCTAAATATTGAGCGAGAGGGAATTATTTTATGA